A region from the Acidobacteriota bacterium genome encodes:
- the queG gene encoding tRNA epoxyqueuosine(34) reductase QueG, whose product MYTPLFQLVQDAATGAGFERIGIAPASHPEMRESAFFSEWVDAGYAGEMEYLKRRSDSGAYRRSSLETALPWAKSVVVAAMNYNPPAPKSTDPTAATQGWISRYALSPADYHGTVLTKLRRVESALLEHLRGAGSEVSTRSYVDTGPVLERVYAKYAGIGWVGKNTCIINQQLGSWIFLGVIVTSLEYSAFVSEEKLATAPDRCGSCTRCIDECPTEAIVAPRQLDASRCIAYFTIEKRGAIPAEMREKIGRHVFGCDICQDVCPWNRKAPVTSNPDFLPDESLVNADLAQLAGISRQEFRHRFRGSPISRAKHEGFLRNVAVAMGNSGRKEYLADLKGLATNEDPVVAEHATWAMNHLNEKKQRNFSASAEIAASAAESE is encoded by the coding sequence GTGTATACTCCGCTTTTTCAGCTCGTGCAGGACGCCGCGACTGGCGCAGGTTTTGAGCGCATCGGCATAGCTCCGGCTTCTCACCCGGAGATGCGCGAGTCGGCATTTTTCTCCGAATGGGTCGATGCGGGTTACGCGGGAGAGATGGAGTACCTGAAGCGACGGAGCGACTCTGGCGCATATAGACGCAGTTCGCTTGAAACAGCGTTGCCGTGGGCTAAGTCGGTTGTTGTAGCTGCGATGAACTACAATCCGCCGGCTCCGAAGTCAACCGATCCTACCGCTGCAACGCAGGGCTGGATCTCTCGTTATGCTCTCAGCCCAGCTGACTATCACGGCACTGTCCTGACGAAACTTCGGCGCGTTGAGTCTGCGCTGCTCGAACATCTCCGCGGCGCCGGCAGTGAAGTGAGCACGCGCTCCTACGTCGACACCGGTCCAGTACTCGAGCGGGTGTACGCGAAATATGCGGGCATCGGATGGGTGGGAAAAAATACCTGCATCATCAATCAGCAACTTGGTTCGTGGATCTTTCTCGGCGTGATCGTTACATCCCTGGAATACTCGGCTTTCGTCTCCGAAGAAAAGCTCGCGACCGCCCCGGATCGCTGCGGCAGCTGCACCCGCTGTATTGATGAGTGTCCGACAGAGGCAATCGTTGCTCCGCGCCAACTGGATGCGTCACGCTGCATTGCTTATTTCACGATTGAGAAGCGCGGCGCAATTCCCGCAGAAATGCGTGAGAAAATCGGCCGACACGTTTTTGGCTGTGACATTTGTCAGGATGTGTGCCCCTGGAATCGCAAGGCGCCTGTCACGAGTAATCCGGATTTCCTCCCGGACGAATCATTGGTGAATGCTGATCTTGCGCAACTCGCGGGAATCTCGCGGCAGGAATTCCGCCACCGATTTCGCGGCTCTCCGATCTCACGTGCGAAGCATGAGGGGTTTCTGCGCAACGTTGCCGTGGCGATGGGTAACAGCGGGCGCAAAGAATATCTTGCCGATCTGAAAGGACTGGCTACGAACGAGGATCCCGTTGTTGCTGAGCACGCGACTTGGGCCATGAATCATCTGAACGAAAAAAAACAGCGCAATTTTTCCGCATCGGCAGAAATCGCCGCATCGGCTGCGGAATCCGAGTAG
- a CDS encoding DUF507 domain-containing protein: MRISRDKVNKLAHTIADTLATLDEVEFIEDRNTIRTEARRILEELLKAEERIDASARQKIESQKRIITEGTQEWDILYRKYYNEEVKKLGI, translated from the coding sequence GTGAGGATCTCGCGCGACAAAGTCAATAAACTTGCCCATACTATAGCCGACACGCTGGCTACGCTCGACGAAGTGGAGTTCATCGAGGACCGCAATACCATTCGTACCGAGGCTCGCCGGATTCTTGAAGAACTGCTAAAAGCTGAGGAACGCATCGACGCCTCTGCGCGCCAGAAGATCGAGAGTCAGAAGCGCATCATCACCGAAGGGACGCAGGAGTGGGACATCCTGTATCGCAAATACTACAACGAGGAAGTGAAGAAGTTAGGGATCTGA
- a CDS encoding ferredoxin → MPGFKHHIFICTNQREPGSPRGCCNPNGNAELHKAFKDAIAARGLKATVRANKSGCLDQCEHGPNVVVYPEAVWYGRVMPEDVAEIIESHIVSGAPVERLRLKDECINTASCEHKKNRAT, encoded by the coding sequence ATGCCAGGATTTAAACACCACATCTTTATATGTACGAATCAGCGGGAGCCCGGAAGTCCGCGGGGCTGCTGCAATCCCAATGGCAATGCAGAGCTGCACAAGGCATTTAAGGATGCTATAGCTGCGCGAGGTCTGAAAGCGACTGTGCGGGCCAACAAGTCTGGATGTCTTGATCAATGCGAGCATGGTCCGAATGTGGTCGTGTATCCAGAGGCGGTCTGGTATGGCCGCGTGATGCCGGAAGATGTGGCGGAGATCATCGAGTCGCACATCGTGAGTGGAGCGCCGGTCGAGCGGCTGCGGTTGAAAGACGAGTGCATCAATACGGCGAGTTGCGAGCACAAAAAGAATCGGGCAACCTGA
- a CDS encoding DUF507 domain-containing protein, translating to MLVSKEYVGYLARQVTKKLIEGEFIDTKNVNATIERVNSAVLEEMQLEDRINDEVRMILEAYQEEMRTTGASYQEMFKKVKQQLVQKYKAVL from the coding sequence ATGCTGGTTTCCAAAGAATATGTGGGCTACTTAGCCCGCCAGGTCACAAAAAAACTGATTGAAGGCGAGTTCATCGATACTAAGAACGTGAACGCCACCATCGAGCGCGTGAACTCGGCTGTGCTCGAAGAGATGCAGCTCGAAGATCGCATTAATGACGAAGTTCGCATGATCCTCGAGGCCTACCAGGAAGAGATGCGCACTACCGGCGCGAGCTATCAGGAGATGTTCAAGAAAGTAAAGCAACAGCTCGTGCAGAAGTACAAGGCGGTGCTGTGA
- a CDS encoding cold-shock protein, with protein MNKEKGTVKWFNGAKGYGFIQRSTGEDVFVHFSVIQENGYRTLNEGEVVEFELLKGPKGLQASNVVRGNA; from the coding sequence AAGAGAAGGGTACAGTGAAGTGGTTTAACGGAGCCAAGGGATACGGTTTCATCCAGCGCTCCACAGGCGAGGACGTGTTTGTCCATTTCTCCGTCATCCAAGAGAACGGGTATCGCACGCTCAATGAAGGCGAAGTTGTGGAGTTCGAACTACTCAAGGGGCCCAAAGGGCTTCAGGCGTCGAACGTTGTGCGCGGCAACGCTTAA